Genomic segment of Salvelinus sp. IW2-2015 linkage group LG17, ASM291031v2, whole genome shotgun sequence:
GAGGGGTACAGGTTGATCTCAGAACAAGTGAGCCACCATCCACCTATCAGTGCCTTCCATGCCCAGTCTCTGAAGCAGGAGTTTGAGTTCCACGGCTCCATCTACCCCAAACTCAAGTTCTGGGGCAAGAGCGTGGAGGCGGAGCCTAAAGGCACCATGACACTGGAGCTGCTCAAGTGAGTGACTGCGTGTAAGAAAGTGTATGCAGTATGTATGTTGACATCTGTGTATACTATGCACACATACAGACTCTCTCACATCAACTGCTAGTGACTTATTAACAACTTGTTTTGTTGCAGACGTAAAGAGGTGTTTACATGGACAAACCCTCTCTGCTGTGTACATAACATCATCATGGGCAAACTCTGGATTGAGCAATACGGAACTGTGGAAATAGTCAACCACAAGTAAGACAGCAAATGCCAAACCTTGATTCAGAACAAatgtttattatgatttatttGATTGAATTTACTACAATAAGTTAATATTCTCCCTCCCGCCTCTTCTGATTGGTCAGCACGGGGGACAGGTGTGTGTTGAACTTCAAGCCGTGCGGCATGTTTGGGAAAGAGCTGCACAAAGTGGAGGGCTACATTCAGGATAAGAGGTGAGAGAAGAATAGAGTAATGAGCCCACAATTAGGAATTTGTTAAGTCATAGtaatacactacctttcaaaagtttggggacacttagaaatgtccttgtttttgaaagaaaatataatttttttgtcaattacaataacatcaaattgatcagaaatacagtgtagacattgttaatgttgtaaattactattttagctggaaacagcggatttgtaatggaatatctgcataggcgtacagaggcccattataagcaaccatcactaatgtgttccaatggcacgttgtgttagctaatccaagtttatcattttaaaaggctaattgatcattagaaaacccttttgcaattatgttagcacagcagaaaactgttgtgctgattacagacgcctcacaagtcctcatctggcagcttcattaaatagtacccggaaaacacaagtctcaacgtcaacagtgaagaggcgactccgggatgctggccttctaggcagagttcctctgtccagtgtctgtgttcttttgcccatcttaatcttttctttttattgtccagtctgagatatggctttttctttgcaactctgcctagaaggccaacatcccagagtcgcctcttcactgttgacgttgggactggtgttttgcgggtactatttaatgaagctgccagttgaagacttgtgaggcgtctgtttctcaaacaagacattttaatgtacttgtcctcttgctcagttgtgcaccggggcatcccactcctctttccatactggttagagccagtttgcgctgttctgtgaagggagtagtacacagcattgtatgagatcttcagtttcttggcaatttctcgcatggaatagccttaatttctcagaacaagaatagacgacAAGTTTcagaaagttttttgtttctagccattttgagtcttgcaatcgaacccacaaatgctgattctccagatactcaactagtctaaagaaggccagttatattgcttctttaatcagaacaacagttttcagctgtgctaacataattgcaaaatggttttctaatgatcaattagccttttaaaatgataaacttggattagctaacacaatgtgccattggaacacaggagtggtggttgctgataatgggcctatgtagatattccatagaaaatctgccgtttccagctacaatagtaatttacaacattaacaatgtctacactgtatttctgatcaatttgatgttattttaatagacagaaaattagcttttctttcaaaaacaagggcatttctaagtgaaccaAACTTTTAAAAGGTGGTGTATGTCATCTGTTATGCATTCTGTCAGCATTGACGTACAATAACGACTGGATGTTTTAAGTTGCATCTCACTGTTTCATGTGGTTGTTCCTAAATTAACTTTGGTTGCATTGTTTTGGGGACAGTAAGAAGAAGCGACGTGTGCTGTATGGGAAGTGGACagagtgtatgtacagtgtgGCGCCTAAGGTGTATGAAGCCAACAAGAAGAAGGCAGAAAAGGGAGATGCTAAGAAAAATAAACCGGTGAGCACTCAGAAGTGATTTGTCCAAGAACCGGCccaatggcaacaacaaaaaaggtgaAATCATTTTCCTAAAATTGTGTCTCTTCCTTTCACATAAACATGCAGTGGCTTTAGGTGAAGGTATTGTAAGTACTGTAGGCATAGTGTGCTACTGCAGTTCTAGTTATGACTGTTCTGTAGTGTATTATGGTAGATGGCTCTTTATGTTGCTTTAAAGTTTGTGTAAATGCAACTGCCTGTAGTTTATAGTAGACTAATGTGCATAGTCTTGTATGTAGGAGCAAAGTGCTGGAAAACAGGAGACTGAAGATATGCCTGGGGTTCAAGACACCGTCTCTGTGATAACAGGAAGTGCCTTACTATGGAGAATAACCCCACGACCTGCACATTCTgaagaggtaacacacacacacacacacacagggcgccATTAGGGATATGGTGTTTCTTACTGTTTCTACTGTGTACCTAATTAACCCTGACTCTCATCCTTGGTCTCTCTGGTATAGATGTATAACTTCACCAGCTTCACCATGACACTGAATGAGCTGGAGCCTGGTATGGAGAGGCTGTTGGCACCCACAGACTGCCGTCTACGACCTGACGTCAGAGCAATGGAGAATGGAGACCTGGGTAATGACTCACTTTGAAAcacagacacgcgcacacacacgatTCGATAACAACATTCAAGATGAATCGATAACCAAACAAAATGGAGCACATTGGTTTGTATATTGCAGACACAGCAAGTGTAGAGAAGGACAGGCTAGAGGAAAAACAGAGAGCTGCACACAAGGAATGTTCCAAGGATGAAGAAGAGTGGTCAACCAGGTGTGTTCGCTATGCAACAATAATAAGTATACGTATGCCCTGAGATGTGAATGTGTTTTCATGTTAATATAATCCAATTTTGATTCAATCATTTCCCTAAAACAAATTCCTGTACCATTTCTTTTGAACTTTTACAGGTGGTTTCGGTTGGGAACAAACCCTCACACAGGAGCCCAGGACTGGCTGTACACAGGGGGATATTTTGATAGAAATTACACAGACTGTCCCAACATTTACTGATGGGGTAGGAGGCACTAGGAAGGGTTTCCATCACCACCCATAGTGGATTGATGTATGCGCGATGATCCCGTTCGTTCTCAGCCTTAGAATGTTAGGCAGCTGAGCCCACAATTATTACAGTTTTCCCAACCTAGACAAACCTCTCCCACAATACAACAATGGAATCAAGAAAttaatatgtacagtggggagaacaagtatttgatacactgccgattttacaggttttcctacttacaaagcatgtagaggtctgtaatttttatcataggtacacttcaactgtgagagacggaatctaaaacaaaaatccagaaaatcacattgtatgatttttaagtaattaatttgcattttattgcatgacataagtatttgatcacctaccaaccagtaagaattccggctctcNNNNNNNNNNNNNNNNNNNNNNNNNNNNNNNNNNNNNNNNNNNNNNNNNNNNNNNNNNNNNNNNNNNNNNNNNNNNNNNNNNNNNNNNNNNNNNNNNNNNNNNNNNNNNNNNNNNNNNNNNNNNNNNNNNNNNNNNNNNNNNNNNNNNNNNNNNNNNNNNNNNNNNNNNNNNNNNNNNNNNNNNNNNNNNNNNNNNNNNNNNNNNNNNNNNNNNNNNNNNNNNNNNNNNNNNNNNNNNNNNNNNNNNNNNNNNNNNNNNNNNNNNNNNNNNNNNNNNNNNNNNNNNNNNNNNNNNNNNNNNNNNNNNNNNNNNNNNNNNNNNNNNNNNNNNNNNNNNNNNNNNNNNNNNNNNNNNNNNNNNNNNNNNNNNNNNNNNNNNNNNNNNNNNNNNNNNNNNNNNNNNNNNNNNNNNNNNNNNNNNNNNNNNNNNNNNNNNNNNNNNNNNNNNNNNNNNNNNNNNNNNNNNNNNNNNNNNNNNNNNNNNNNNNNNNNNNNNNNNNNNNNNNNNNNNNNNNNNNNNNNNNNNNNNNNNNNNNNNNNNNNNNNNNNNNNNNNNNNNNNNNNNNNNNNNNNNNNNNNNNNNNNNNNNNNNNNNNNNNNNNNNNNNtacccaagaacaccatcccaaccgtgaagcatggaggtggaaacatcattctttggggatgcttttctgcaaagggacaggacgactgcaacgtattgaggggaggatggatggggccatgtatcgcaagatcttggccaacaacctccttccctcagtaagagcattgaagatgggtcgtggctgggtcttccagcatgactacgacccgaaacacacagccagggcaataaggagtggctccgtagaagcatctcaaggtcctggagtggcctagccaatctccagacctgaacccaatagaaaatctttggagggagctgaaagtccgtttgcccagcgacagccccgaaacctgaaggatctggagaaggtctgtatggaggagtgggccaaaatccctgctgcagtgtgtgcaaactggtcaagaactacaggaaacgtatgatctctgtaattgcaaacaaaggtttctgtaccaaatattaagttctgcttttctgatgtatcaaatacttatgtcatgcaataaaatgcaaattaattacttaaaaatcatacaaagtgattttctggatttttgttttagattctgtctctcacagttgaagtgtacctatgataaaaatgacagacctctacatgctttgtaagtaggaaaacctgcaaaatcgtcagtgtatcaaatacttgttctccaatAAGGATTAAATTCCCATTTTGcaaatgacaaagggaaaatttGAGCATTGTGAAAGACTTAAAATCGAGGCTAAGGCGGTTAGATAAGAGAATATTCAGTCTTCCTAAATGGCCTGGGCCGCCTGGCTAATTAACTGGAAGAATCCCACTCATCTCTGATGGTTTTATTTATTGTACCCATGGCTTTATAAAACTATATCCGATAATGTGACATCTGTGGTGGTGGCCATTATTCAGCAGTGGAATAATGTACTATGCTCTGATCGACATATATTATCATGTTGAGCTAGGTTGGAAGGAGGAGTTTGTACATACTCACTGTACAAACACAGTTACATTCAAATATCAGGCTTCATTCATAAGTTGTGTGAGTATTAAGACTTttatttgagatgtttctaaaacatgATGTGCACATTGTTAACGTGCTGGTTCATTCTTAAATATTAAGGATTTTAACGTGTTGTTTTGTGACTAGAAGTCTAGAACTGAAAGCTGCTAATGACCATGTTTATACTAACTTAGTAAACTAAGTATTATTTGTAAATGATTGTTATGGCATTGAAAACTGTAACAAATGCAGATGataatttggtgtgtgtgtgtgtgtgtgtgtgtgtgcatggtcaCCAAAACAATTCTTTACACAAACGAAAGCCATACAACACTTGAAAGATTGTTTTTCCAAGTCGCACCCCCTTTTTCATTACGTAAAGCTCTGGTATTGATCACAGCAACATGAAATAAAATGGAGCACCTTTTAAATGTCAGCCATCGTAAATCTATGCAAACAAACATGACCATTTTTGTCTGTCTACTGCACAACTAGGAGACATAGAATGTGAAAATAAACAAACACCACTTATGGGCCTCCCTCATTGGTATCTGACCGCTGAAGATTCTGTGCTTATAGATTTGGGAGTGTGTCATACTCCGATGGGATAGCACTAGTTATCTCTTAACACTACAATCTGAGAATGCTTCCAGTCCTGTGCACAGAATGATGGTATCTGACCTGCTTCCCCCACCCTCACATCTTCACAACACTTATTATGTTTTGTTACccttaataaaaaatgttttatgtagaAGTAGAAGTAGGCTACGTTTGTCATGTTTGTAACAGTGTATCCCCTCAGATATTGATAGGTATCATTAATTAGCTGTCAGGGTTATGGTGCACAGTGGAACACTCAAAGGTCTGGttacatatactatatatacgTACAAAAGTAGGTgaacaccacttcaaattagtggattaggctatttcagccacacccgttgctgacagttgtataaaatcgaacacacagccatgcaatctccatagacaaacattggcaatagaatggccttactgaagagctcagtgactttcaatgtggcaccgtcattcGTTAGACTTCTGCCCTGctcgagctgccccggtcaactataagtgctgttattatgaagtggaaacatctaggaggaacaacggctcagcctcaaagtggtaggccacacaagctcacaaaacggtaCTGCCTTGTGCTGAAGCGCATCTGTGCTTGGTTataacactcactaccaagttccaaactgcctctggaagcaatgtcagcacaagaacttcgtcgggagcttcaagaaatgggtgaccatggccgagcagccgcacaagcctaagatcaccatgctcaatgccaagtgtcggctggattgttgtaaagcttgccgcccattggattctggagcagtgcaaatgcgttttctggagtgatgaatcacgcttcaccatctaccagtctgacggactaatctgggtttggcggatgccaggaaaacactacctgcccgaatgcaaagtgccaactgtaaagtttggtagaggagtaatggtctggggctgtttttcttggtttggactaggccccttagttccagtgaagggaaatcttaatgctacagcatataatgacattctagactattctgtgcttccaaatttgtagCAACAAAGCCCCGTGCacaatggtttgtcgagattggtgtgaaagaacttgacatCGAatgcctttgggatgaattggaacgccgactacgagccaggcctaatcacccaacattagtgcccgacctcactaatgctcttggctgaatggaaccaagtccccacagcaatgtttcaacatctagtggaaagccttaccagaagagtggaggctgttatttaaaaaaaatatatatattattattattttaccattatttaaccaggtaggccagttgagaacaagttctcatttacaactgcgttatagcagcaaaggggaaatcaactccatattaatggccaggtttttggaatgagatgttcgacgagccacatacttttgtccatgtgtagtcttaacattctgtatactccccttgtcctaagggtaaaaaatgacccgtcttcactaaacccctcaaataaagcagcttaattgaattttaaaccccaaa
This window contains:
- the LOC111976249 gene encoding oxysterol-binding protein-related protein 2 isoform X1 encodes the protein MNSEEEFYDAETGLESDDDSCEVNFEDAQVYDSKHSSNASTPQENGVWERRKTLPAPMISRHDYSVWGILKKCIGMELSKITMPIVFNEPLSFLQRMSEYMEHTHLIHKACILSDSIDRMQVVAAFAVSSVASQWDRTGKPFNPLLGETYELTREDEGYRLISEQVSHHPPISAFHAQSLKQEFEFHGSIYPKLKFWGKSVEAEPKGTMTLELLKRKEVFTWTNPLCCVHNIIMGKLWIEQYGTVEIVNHNTGDRCVLNFKPCGMFGKELHKVEGYIQDKSKKKRRVLYGKWTECMYSVAPKVYEANKKKAEKGDAKKNKPEQSAGKQETEDMPGVQDTVSVITGSALLWRITPRPAHSEEMYNFTSFTMTLNELEPGMERLLAPTDCRLRPDVRAMENGDLDTASVEKDRLEEKQRAAHKECSKDEEEWSTRWFRLGTNPHTGAQDWLYTGGYFDRNYTDCPNIY
- the LOC111976249 gene encoding oxysterol-binding protein-related protein 2 isoform X2; the protein is MISRHDYSVWGILKKCIGMELSKITMPIVFNEPLSFLQRMSEYMEHTHLIHKACILSDSIDRMQVVAAFAVSSVASQWDRTGKPFNPLLGETYELTREDEGYRLISEQVSHHPPISAFHAQSLKQEFEFHGSIYPKLKFWGKSVEAEPKGTMTLELLKRKEVFTWTNPLCCVHNIIMGKLWIEQYGTVEIVNHNTGDRCVLNFKPCGMFGKELHKVEGYIQDKSKKKRRVLYGKWTECMYSVAPKVYEANKKKAEKGDAKKNKPEQSAGKQETEDMPGVQDTVSVITGSALLWRITPRPAHSEEMYNFTSFTMTLNELEPGMERLLAPTDCRLRPDVRAMENGDLDTASVEKDRLEEKQRAAHKECSKDEEEWSTRWFRLGTNPHTGAQDWLYTGGYFDRNYTDCPNIY